The following proteins are encoded in a genomic region of Bufo bufo chromosome 11, aBufBuf1.1, whole genome shotgun sequence:
- the LOC120982612 gene encoding alpha-1-antitrypsin-like: protein MRVLLLVGVALLITLAFADHHKGHRKQDKDDYDDKDSHDHREHHDKKRHHHHNESLPCHKIADYNSKFSFDLFRQVALDHPSENIVFSPVSISTAFAFLSLGAKAQNHSQIIEGLSLNTSEISEQEIHEGFHHLQHLLNDVDRELQLSAGNALFISKERNILQTFLDEAKKLYHSEAFSTDFKNTEEAKNQINSYVEKNTHGKIPEPLDSVDQDAIFVLINYIYFRGKWENPFEEEWTKEGDFHVKENTTVKVPFMSRTGMYNAAFTDEATVVSIPYKGNAVALFVLPNEGKLSEVEQNFNKESIKTWKKSFHRRLVDLYLPKFFVSGTVNLKETLSKLGIEDVFSDSADLSGITGAPNAKISKAIHNVVLSVDEGTEAAATTALEAISMMHPPRITFNRPFLISVFDYKSQSVLFTGRIANPQE from the exons ATGAGAGTCCTTCTGCTTGTGGGAGTTGCTCTACTTATCACCTTGGCCTTTGCCGATCACCATAAGGGTCATCGTAAACAAGACAAAGATGATTATGATGACAAAGACAGCCATGACCACAGGGAACACCATGACAAAAAGCGCCACCATCACCATAATGAGTCCTTGCCCTGCCACAAGATAGCTGATTACAATTCAAAATTCTCCTTTGACCTGTTTCGGCAGGTAGCTCTAGATCATCCTTCTGAGAACATTGTCTTCTCCCCTGTCAGTATTTCTACGGCATTTGCTTTCCTGTCCCTTGGTGCTAAGGCTCAGAACCACTCACAAATCATTGAAGGACTCAGTTTAAACACCTCTGAGATCTCAGAACAAGAAATTCATGAAGGtttccatcatcttcagcatctccTGAATGATGTGGACAGGGAGCTGCAACTCAGCGCTGGGAATGCTCTCTTCATTTCCAAGGAACGCAATATTCTCCAGACGTTCTTAGATGAAGCCAAGAAGCTCTACCACTCAGAGGCGTTTTCTACTGATTTTAAAAACACAGAAGAAGCAAAGAATCAGATTAACAGTTATGTGGAGAAAAACACCCATGGCAAGATCCCTGAGCCGTTGGACAGTGTAGACCAGGATGCCATTTTTGTCCTCATCAACTACATTTATTTCAGAG GAAAATGGGAAAATCCATTTGAAGAAGAATGGACAAAAGAGGGAGATTTTCACGTCAAAGAGAACACAACGGTGAAGGTGCCTTTCATGAGCAGAACAGGAATGTACAATGCGGCCTTCACTGATGAGGCCACCGTGGTCTCCATACCGTATAAAGGAAACGCTGTTGCTTTATTCGTCCTGCCAAATGAGGGGAAATTGTCAGAAGTAGAACAAAATTTTAACAAAGAATCAATTAAAACGTGGAAGAAATCATTTCATAGACG GTTGGTGGACTTATACCTCCCCAAATTCTTTGTCTCCGGCACTGTCAACCTGAAAGAAACATTAAGCAAGTTGGGCATAGAAGACGTTTTCTCAGACAGCGCTGATCTTTCTGGTATCACTGGAGCACCCAACGCAAAGATTTCTAAG GCTATCCATAACGTCGTACTTAGTGTTGATGAGGGGACAGAAGCGGCAGCCACCACCGCACTGGAGGCAATCTCCATGATGCATCCTCCTCGTATTACATTTAATCGTCCTTTCCTTATATCAGTGTTTGACTACAAATCTCAAAGCGTTCTCTTCACCGGAAGAATTGCCAACCCACAGGAATGA